A portion of the uncultured Bacteroides sp. genome contains these proteins:
- the purL gene encoding phosphoribosylformylglycinamidine synthase, whose translation MIFFFRTPSKSVIAVECGHELTANDSKKLCWLFGEANKESEKNLLGYFIGPRREMITPWSTNAVEITQNMGLEGITRIEEYFPVNDENAERDPMLQRMYHGLNQEIFVTNRLPEPILYVDDLEAYNEKEGLALSKEEMDYLKKVEQDLGRKLTDSEVFGFAQINSEHCRHKIFGGTFVIDGVEMESSLFQMIKKTTQENPNKIISAYKDNVAFAEGPVVEQFAPADHSKSDYFLIKDIKTVISLKAETHNFPTTVEPFNGASTGTGGEIRDRMGGGKGSLPIAGTAVYMTSYPRTEEDREWEEVLPVRKWLYQTPEQILIKASNGASDFGNKFGQPLICGSVLTFEHKENDEVYGYDKVIMLAGGVGYGTQRDCLKGKPEVGNKVVLIGGDNYRIGLGGGSVSSVDTGRYSSGIELNAVQRANAEMQKRANNVVRALCEEDENPIVSIHDHGSAGHVNCLSELVEECGGLIDMSKLPIGDKTLSAKEIIANESQERMGLLIKEEAIEHVRKIAERERAPMYVVGETTGDQRFSFQQADGVRPFDLAVEQMFGSSPKTYMIDKTVERHYANPTYEISQLHEYLTQVLQLEAVACKDWLTNKVDRSVTGKVARQQCQGEIQLPLSDCGVVALDYRGEKGIATSIGHAPQAALADPAAGSILSVAEALTNIVWAPLADGLDSLSLSANWMWPCRSQEGEDARLYTAVKALSDFCCTLQINVPTGKDSLSMTQKYPDGSKVISPGTVIVSAGAEVTDVKKVVSPVLVNDEKSTLYHIDFSFDSFKLGGSAFAQSLGKVGDDVPCVQDAEYFRDAFLAVQELVNKGFILAGHDISAGGLITTLLEMCFANVEGGMEINLDKLQEDDIIKILFAENPGIVIQVKDKHSEEVKKILEEAGVGFIKLGKPTDERHILVTKDEATYQFGIDYMRDVWYSSSYLLDRKQSMNGCAQKRFENYKMQPLELAFASTFKGKFSQYGITPERRTPSGIRAAIIREKGTNGEREMAYSLYLAGFDVKDVTMTDLISGRETLEDVNMVVYCGGFSNSDVLGSAKGWAGGFLFNEKAKTALDNFYAREDTLSLGICNGCQLMMELGLINPEHEAKGKMLHNESHKFESAFLGVTIPANRSVMFGSLSGSKLGLWVAHGEGKFSLPYEEDKYNVVAKYSYDEYPANPNGSDYSVAALASVDGRHLAMMPHLERAIFPWQNAYYPSERLDNDQVTPWIEAFVNARKWIDKKKK comes from the coding sequence ATGATCTTTTTTTTCAGAACTCCTTCCAAAAGCGTGATTGCCGTAGAATGCGGCCACGAGCTCACTGCGAATGATAGTAAGAAACTCTGCTGGCTTTTTGGAGAAGCCAACAAGGAAAGTGAAAAAAACCTGCTCGGATACTTTATCGGTCCACGGCGCGAAATGATTACTCCATGGAGCACGAATGCAGTGGAAATCACCCAAAACATGGGGCTAGAGGGCATCACCCGCATCGAGGAATATTTTCCTGTGAACGATGAGAACGCTGAACGTGACCCAATGTTACAGCGCATGTATCATGGCTTAAACCAAGAGATTTTTGTGACCAATCGCCTACCGGAACCTATCTTATATGTAGATGATCTGGAAGCCTACAATGAAAAAGAGGGGCTTGCTCTTTCGAAAGAAGAGATGGATTATCTGAAAAAGGTAGAGCAGGATTTAGGACGCAAGTTAACAGACTCTGAAGTATTCGGCTTTGCTCAAATCAACTCTGAACACTGCCGCCACAAAATATTTGGAGGTACGTTTGTAATCGACGGAGTAGAAATGGAATCATCGCTCTTTCAGATGATCAAAAAAACAACGCAAGAGAACCCGAATAAGATTATCTCTGCTTATAAAGATAATGTGGCTTTTGCCGAAGGTCCGGTAGTTGAACAATTCGCTCCTGCCGATCATTCCAAATCAGACTATTTCCTTATTAAAGATATTAAAACGGTTATATCGCTAAAAGCGGAGACGCATAACTTTCCTACTACTGTAGAGCCCTTCAATGGTGCATCGACCGGTACGGGTGGTGAAATACGCGACCGTATGGGAGGTGGTAAAGGTTCTTTGCCTATCGCAGGAACTGCGGTATATATGACTTCTTACCCTCGCACCGAAGAAGACCGTGAATGGGAAGAAGTACTGCCTGTACGCAAATGGCTATACCAAACACCGGAACAAATTCTTATTAAAGCTTCTAATGGTGCATCAGACTTTGGAAACAAGTTCGGCCAACCGCTTATCTGTGGTTCGGTACTCACCTTTGAACACAAAGAAAACGATGAAGTTTATGGTTACGACAAAGTGATCATGCTTGCCGGTGGTGTGGGCTATGGTACACAACGAGACTGCCTGAAAGGCAAACCCGAAGTAGGCAACAAAGTAGTGCTGATTGGTGGAGATAATTATCGCATCGGTTTAGGTGGTGGTTCGGTTTCTTCTGTAGATACAGGTCGTTACAGCAGTGGTATTGAACTGAATGCCGTGCAAAGAGCCAATGCGGAAATGCAGAAACGCGCCAATAATGTGGTACGTGCATTGTGCGAAGAAGATGAAAATCCGATTGTTTCTATTCACGACCACGGTTCGGCAGGACACGTAAACTGTCTCTCCGAATTGGTTGAAGAATGTGGTGGATTGATCGACATGAGCAAACTTCCTATCGGAGACAAAACTCTGTCTGCTAAAGAAATCATTGCCAACGAATCGCAAGAACGCATGGGACTCCTTATTAAAGAGGAGGCCATCGAGCATGTTCGTAAGATTGCCGAACGTGAACGTGCCCCAATGTACGTGGTGGGTGAAACAACAGGAGATCAACGTTTCTCATTTCAACAAGCAGATGGCGTTCGTCCATTTGATCTTGCCGTGGAGCAGATGTTCGGTTCTTCACCAAAGACTTACATGATTGATAAAACGGTAGAGCGTCATTACGCCAATCCGACATACGAAATATCACAGCTGCACGAATACCTCACACAGGTACTTCAACTCGAGGCTGTAGCTTGTAAAGACTGGTTGACTAATAAAGTAGACCGCTCGGTAACGGGTAAAGTAGCGCGTCAACAATGTCAGGGAGAAATTCAACTTCCACTAAGCGACTGTGGCGTGGTAGCACTCGACTACCGTGGAGAAAAAGGTATCGCCACCTCCATCGGACATGCACCGCAAGCTGCATTGGCCGATCCGGCTGCCGGCTCAATTCTCTCTGTAGCTGAAGCCCTGACTAACATTGTCTGGGCACCACTTGCCGACGGACTGGATAGTCTGTCACTCTCTGCCAATTGGATGTGGCCTTGCCGTTCTCAAGAAGGAGAAGATGCACGCCTTTACACAGCTGTTAAAGCATTAAGCGACTTCTGTTGCACATTGCAAATCAATGTTCCTACGGGTAAAGACTCCCTCTCGATGACTCAGAAATACCCTGACGGAAGCAAAGTCATTTCTCCGGGAACAGTAATCGTTTCTGCCGGTGCAGAAGTAACCGACGTGAAGAAAGTTGTTTCTCCTGTATTAGTAAACGATGAGAAATCAACCTTATATCACATCGACTTTAGTTTTGATTCATTCAAGCTTGGCGGATCGGCCTTTGCACAATCACTTGGCAAAGTAGGCGACGATGTACCTTGCGTGCAAGATGCCGAATACTTCCGTGATGCCTTCCTTGCCGTACAAGAACTTGTCAACAAAGGTTTTATTCTGGCAGGACACGATATATCTGCCGGTGGACTTATCACTACGCTACTTGAGATGTGCTTTGCCAATGTGGAAGGTGGTATGGAAATCAACCTGGACAAACTACAAGAGGATGATATCATCAAAATATTATTTGCCGAGAACCCGGGTATTGTTATTCAAGTGAAAGACAAGCACAGCGAAGAAGTGAAAAAGATTCTCGAAGAAGCTGGTGTCGGTTTCATAAAATTAGGAAAACCAACTGATGAACGTCATATCCTCGTAACGAAAGACGAGGCTACGTATCAGTTTGGCATCGACTATATGCGCGATGTGTGGTACTCATCTTCTTACCTGCTTGACCGCAAACAGTCTATGAACGGCTGTGCACAAAAACGTTTCGAAAATTATAAGATGCAACCTTTGGAATTGGCATTTGCTTCTACCTTCAAAGGTAAATTCTCACAATACGGCATTACGCCCGAGCGTCGTACTCCTAGCGGAATACGTGCTGCGATCATTCGCGAAAAGGGCACGAACGGTGAACGTGAAATGGCCTACTCACTTTATCTTGCGGGCTTTGACGTGAAAGACGTTACCATGACCGATCTTATCAGCGGTCGCGAAACATTGGAAGATGTAAACATGGTTGTTTATTGTGGTGGATTCTCTAACTCCGACGTTTTAGGCTCTGCCAAAGGGTGGGCAGGTGGCTTCCTCTTCAATGAAAAGGCCAAAACAGCTTTGGATAACTTCTATGCCCGCGAAGACACATTATCACTGGGTATCTGCAACGGTTGCCAATTGATGATGGAGCTTGGACTTATCAATCCGGAACACGAAGCGAAAGGGAAGATGCTTCACAATGAATCGCACAAGTTTGAATCGGCTTTCCTTGGAGTAACCATTCCTGCCAATCGCAGTGTAATGTTCGGTTCGCTAAGTGGAAGCAAACTTGGACTCTGGGTAGCACACGGAGAAGGAAAATTCTCTCTTCCTTATGAAGAAGACAAGTACAACGTGGTAGCTAAGTACAGTTATGATGAATATCCAGCTAACCCCAACGGTTCCGACTATTCAGTGGCCGCTTTGGCTAGTGTTGACGGTAGACATTTGGCGATGATGCCTCACTTGGAGCGCGCCATATTCCCTTGGCAGAACGCTTACTACCCAAGCGAACGTTTGGATAACGACCAAGTCACTCCATGGATAGAAGCCTTTGTCAATGCCCGTAAGTGGATTGATAAGAAGAAAAAATAG
- a CDS encoding chromate transporter, translating to MNIYLTALSIFFKIGLFTIGGGYAMIPLIENEIVTKRNWISKEDFLDLLAIAQSAPGVMAINIAIFIGYKLRGIRGSLATTLGVVLPSFIIILAIAMFFHNFKDNLIVERIFKGIRPAVVALIAAPTFSMAKMAKINRYTIWIPVVSALLIWLLDFSPVWIIIAAGVGGFLWGKMNKKEC from the coding sequence ATGAACATTTACCTTACGGCCCTCAGCATTTTCTTTAAAATAGGGCTTTTCACTATAGGCGGAGGATATGCGATGATCCCCCTTATCGAAAATGAAATCGTAACAAAACGAAATTGGATTAGCAAAGAAGACTTCCTTGATTTACTAGCAATTGCGCAATCAGCTCCCGGAGTAATGGCAATCAATATTGCCATATTTATAGGCTACAAGCTGCGAGGTATCCGTGGAAGTCTAGCTACCACTTTGGGGGTGGTGTTGCCCTCTTTCATTATCATTCTGGCAATAGCCATGTTCTTTCATAATTTCAAAGATAACCTCATCGTTGAACGAATATTCAAAGGTATACGTCCGGCTGTAGTAGCACTCATTGCCGCACCCACATTCAGCATGGCCAAAATGGCTAAGATCAATCGTTATACTATTTGGATTCCTGTTGTTTCGGCTTTGCTCATCTGGCTACTCGATTTCTCTCCGGTATGGATCATTATTGCCGCTGGTGTGGGAGGTTTTCTTTGGGGTAAAATGAATAAAAAGGAATGCTAA
- a CDS encoding family 10 glycosylhydrolase, whose product MKLRNFLFLLAALSFSLTIQAQRYPKREFRAAWIQTVNGQFRGMPTEKVKQTLIDQLNSLQGAGINAIIFQVRPEADALYASKLEPWSRFLTGVQGEVPNPYWDPMEFMIEECHKRGMEFHAWINPYRVKTTLKSQLAPEHIYNIHPEWFVKYGDQLFFDPALPESRRHICMVVTDIVTRYDVDAIHMDDYFYPYPIKGQDFPDNESFARYGGGFDNKGDWRRSNVNVLIKKIHDTVRELKPWVKFGVSPFGVYRNQSSDPLGSKTQALQNYDDLYADVLLWAREGWIDYNIPQLYWEIGHPRADYQTLVEWWARNTQNRPLFIGQSVMNTVEKADPQNPNINQLPRKIALQRAYQTIGGSCQWPASAVVENAGNYRDALIQEYHKYPSLVPVFDFMDDKAPAKARKVKAVWTEDGYMLFWTAPKAKTEMDRAVQYVIYRFAKGEKVDIEDPSHIVTITRESFYKLPYDGGKTKYTYVVTALDRLHNESKSVHKKIKL is encoded by the coding sequence ATGAAACTAAGAAATTTCCTTTTCCTCTTGGCGGCCTTGTCTTTTTCATTGACAATACAGGCACAAAGATATCCCAAACGTGAATTCAGAGCTGCATGGATACAGACAGTGAACGGGCAGTTCCGTGGCATGCCAACAGAAAAAGTAAAGCAAACACTCATCGATCAACTCAATTCCCTTCAGGGAGCCGGCATTAATGCAATCATATTTCAGGTGCGTCCCGAAGCTGATGCACTTTATGCTTCAAAATTGGAACCATGGAGTCGTTTCCTCACGGGTGTGCAGGGAGAAGTGCCAAATCCTTACTGGGATCCAATGGAGTTTATGATTGAAGAGTGCCACAAGCGGGGAATGGAATTTCATGCATGGATCAATCCTTATCGGGTGAAAACGACCTTAAAAAGTCAATTGGCTCCCGAACATATCTATAATATTCACCCCGAATGGTTTGTGAAATATGGTGACCAACTCTTTTTTGACCCTGCTTTGCCCGAAAGTCGCAGACATATCTGTATGGTGGTAACCGACATTGTGACTCGTTATGATGTAGATGCCATACATATGGATGATTATTTTTATCCTTATCCTATCAAAGGACAAGATTTTCCTGACAATGAGAGCTTTGCCCGTTATGGTGGTGGCTTTGATAATAAAGGTGACTGGCGTCGCAGTAATGTGAACGTGCTGATAAAGAAAATACACGATACGGTTCGCGAACTGAAACCGTGGGTTAAGTTTGGAGTTAGTCCTTTCGGTGTTTATCGGAACCAAAGTAGCGACCCGTTGGGTAGCAAAACTCAGGCCCTGCAGAACTACGATGATTTGTATGCCGATGTGCTTTTGTGGGCACGTGAGGGTTGGATAGACTATAATATTCCTCAGTTGTATTGGGAAATAGGTCATCCTCGTGCCGACTATCAAACGTTGGTAGAGTGGTGGGCGCGTAACACACAAAATCGTCCTCTTTTCATCGGACAGTCTGTGATGAATACCGTCGAAAAAGCTGATCCTCAGAACCCGAATATCAATCAGTTGCCCCGCAAGATCGCTTTGCAACGTGCTTATCAAACGATTGGCGGCAGTTGTCAATGGCCGGCTAGTGCGGTGGTCGAAAATGCAGGTAACTATCGTGATGCCTTGATTCAGGAGTATCACAAATATCCTTCTCTTGTTCCTGTATTCGATTTTATGGACGATAAAGCTCCGGCAAAGGCGAGAAAGGTAAAAGCTGTGTGGACGGAAGATGGCTATATGTTATTTTGGACTGCACCGAAAGCGAAAACCGAAATGGATCGTGCTGTGCAGTATGTCATTTATCGATTCGCAAAAGGTGAGAAGGTGGATATTGAAGACCCTTCACACATTGTGACTATCACAAGAGAAAGTTTCTATAAACTTCCTTATGACGGTGGAAAAACAAAGTACACGTATGTGGTTACAGCTCTCGACCGTTTGCATAACGAATCGAAAAGTGTTCATAAGAAAATAAAGCTTTAA
- a CDS encoding chromate transporter: MLYLQLFYTFFKIGLFGFGGGYGMLSLIQSEVVTNHEWMSAKEFTDIVAISQMTPGPIGINAATYVGFTATGSFWGSLVATFAVVLPSFILMITISKFFLKYQKHPVIEAVFTGLRPAIVGLLASAVLVLMTSENFSAPTEDLYAFIISVVIFVGTFIASWHFKVNPILLIVLCGVIGLLVY; encoded by the coding sequence ATGCTATACTTACAATTATTTTATACTTTCTTTAAAATCGGACTCTTCGGATTCGGTGGAGGATACGGAATGCTTTCTTTGATTCAGTCCGAAGTCGTGACCAATCATGAATGGATGTCGGCTAAAGAATTCACCGATATTGTAGCTATCAGCCAAATGACACCGGGCCCTATCGGTATCAATGCTGCCACATACGTAGGATTTACCGCAACAGGAAGTTTCTGGGGCTCTTTGGTTGCAACGTTCGCAGTTGTTCTGCCTTCTTTTATCTTGATGATTACTATCAGTAAATTCTTTCTGAAATATCAGAAACATCCCGTTATAGAAGCTGTTTTTACGGGTCTTCGCCCTGCCATTGTCGGGTTGCTAGCCTCAGCGGTACTTGTACTTATGACTTCGGAGAATTTCAGTGCACCAACAGAAGATCTCTATGCATTTATTATCAGCGTTGTGATCTTTGTTGGCACATTTATTGCCAGCTGGCATTTCAAAGTAAACCCTATCTTACTTATAGTACTCTGTGGAGTGATAGGGTTACTCGTCTATTAA
- a CDS encoding OadG family protein, with protein sequence MENIETALLLLVVGMGTVFAILILVIYLGKSLIFLVNKYAPEEEIPLKQVPAKGPAPIPGNILSAITAAVNVVTHGKGKVSKIEKI encoded by the coding sequence ATGGAAAATATTGAAACAGCTCTCTTATTGCTGGTTGTGGGGATGGGCACTGTCTTTGCCATTCTAATACTGGTCATCTATTTGGGGAAATCGCTCATCTTTCTGGTGAATAAATATGCCCCTGAAGAAGAAATTCCTCTGAAACAAGTGCCTGCCAAAGGTCCGGCTCCAATACCCGGAAACATTCTCTCTGCTATTACGGCTGCCGTTAATGTGGTGACACATGGTAAGGGGAAAGTTTCAAAAATAGAAAAGATATAA
- a CDS encoding peptide chain release factor 3, producing MNEIERRRTFAIISHPDAGKTTLTEKLLLFGGQIQVAGAVKSNKIKKTATSDWMEIEKQRGISVTTSVMEFDYRDYKVNILDTPGHQDFAEDTFRTLTAVDSVIIVVDGAKGVEAQTRKLMEVCRMRNTPVIIFVNKMDREGRDPFDLLDELEEELHISVRPLSWPIDQGARFKGVYNIYEEKLDLYQPSKQVVTEKVAVDLNSTELDKIIGQGQAEKLRADLELINGVYSEFCVDDYLEAEIAPVFFGSALNNFGVQELLDCFVKIAPSPRPVEAEEREVKPNDAKFTGFIFKITANIDPNHRSCVAFCKICSGKFLRNAPYLHVRHGKTMRFSSPTQFMAQRKTTIDEAWAGDIIGLPDNGTFKIGDTLTEGELLHFRGLPSFSPEMFKYIENADPMKQKQLAKGIDQLMDEGVAQLFVNQFNGRKIIGTVGQLQFEVIQYRLLNEYNASCRWEPLSLYKACWIESDDAEQLDAFKKRKYQYMAKDREGRDVFLADSNYVLQMAQIDFKNIKFHFSSEF from the coding sequence ATGAATGAAATAGAAAGAAGGCGTACGTTCGCCATTATCTCACACCCCGATGCGGGTAAAACTACTTTGACAGAAAAACTTCTTCTGTTTGGAGGACAAATTCAGGTAGCCGGTGCGGTGAAAAGCAATAAAATAAAGAAGACGGCAACGAGCGACTGGATGGAGATTGAGAAACAACGCGGTATCTCGGTTACCACTTCGGTGATGGAGTTTGATTACCGTGACTACAAGGTGAACATTCTCGATACTCCGGGTCACCAGGATTTTGCGGAAGATACTTTCCGTACGCTTACGGCGGTGGATAGTGTTATCATCGTTGTGGACGGTGCCAAAGGTGTGGAAGCGCAAACAAGGAAGTTGATGGAAGTGTGCCGCATGCGCAATACGCCCGTAATCATCTTCGTCAACAAGATGGACCGTGAGGGACGTGACCCGTTTGACCTTCTGGACGAGTTGGAAGAGGAACTTCATATCAGTGTTCGCCCGCTTTCATGGCCAATAGATCAGGGTGCCCGCTTCAAAGGTGTCTATAATATATATGAAGAAAAGTTGGATCTTTATCAACCTTCTAAGCAAGTGGTAACGGAAAAGGTAGCTGTGGATCTCAACAGTACTGAATTAGATAAAATTATCGGGCAGGGACAGGCCGAAAAGCTCCGTGCTGACTTGGAATTGATTAACGGCGTTTATAGCGAGTTCTGCGTGGATGACTATCTGGAAGCCGAAATCGCTCCTGTTTTCTTCGGTTCGGCACTCAATAACTTTGGCGTGCAGGAACTATTGGATTGCTTTGTGAAGATAGCTCCCAGTCCCCGCCCTGTAGAAGCCGAAGAACGTGAAGTAAAGCCCAATGATGCTAAGTTTACCGGATTTATCTTTAAGATAACAGCCAATATTGACCCGAACCATCGTTCGTGCGTGGCTTTCTGCAAAATCTGCTCAGGTAAGTTCTTGCGTAATGCTCCTTATTTACATGTTCGTCATGGCAAGACAATGCGTTTCTCATCGCCCACACAATTTATGGCGCAACGTAAAACCACCATTGATGAGGCTTGGGCAGGAGATATTATCGGTTTGCCGGATAATGGCACCTTTAAGATAGGTGATACACTCACTGAAGGCGAATTGTTGCACTTCCGTGGTTTGCCCAGCTTCTCTCCAGAGATGTTCAAGTACATTGAGAATGCCGACCCGATGAAGCAAAAGCAGTTGGCCAAAGGTATTGACCAATTGATGGATGAGGGTGTGGCACAGTTATTTGTTAATCAGTTCAATGGTCGTAAAATCATCGGTACGGTAGGCCAGTTGCAGTTCGAAGTTATTCAATACCGTTTGTTGAATGAATACAATGCCTCTTGTCGTTGGGAACCTCTTAGCCTGTACAAAGCCTGTTGGATAGAGAGTGATGATGCTGAGCAGCTGGATGCTTTCAAGAAACGCAAATACCAATACATGGCTAAAGACCGCGAAGGGCGCGACGTCTTCTTGGCTGATAGTAATTACGTGCTACAGATGGCACAAATAGACTTTAAGAATATCAAGTTCCACTTCTCAAGCGAATTTTGA
- a CDS encoding DUF4924 family protein, with the protein MQIAQQLKDKNIAEYLIYMWQIEDLIRANDCDIDQLERNIISAYQVSDEERSTLKQWYADLVNMMREEGVKEKGHLQINRNVIINLTELHNTLLNSPQFPFYNGAYFKALPFIVELRAKGEKKEEPELETCFEALYGVMLLRLQKKMVSEGTLKAIESITNLLSMLANYYDKDKKGELKLD; encoded by the coding sequence ATGCAAATAGCGCAACAACTGAAAGATAAGAATATAGCTGAATATCTGATATATATGTGGCAGATAGAGGACTTGATAAGAGCCAATGATTGCGACATAGACCAATTAGAACGAAATATAATCTCTGCTTATCAGGTGTCTGATGAGGAACGGAGTACTTTGAAGCAGTGGTATGCTGACTTGGTGAACATGATGCGCGAGGAGGGAGTAAAAGAGAAAGGGCATTTGCAGATAAACAGGAATGTGATTATCAACCTGACTGAGTTGCATAATACTTTATTGAATTCACCCCAGTTTCCTTTTTATAATGGTGCTTATTTTAAAGCTCTGCCTTTTATTGTAGAACTGCGTGCGAAGGGTGAAAAGAAAGAAGAGCCTGAACTAGAAACTTGTTTTGAAGCTTTATATGGGGTGATGCTTTTGAGGCTACAGAAAAAAATGGTTAGTGAGGGAACGCTAAAGGCGATTGAATCTATCACCAATCTGCTCTCGATGCTGGCCAATTATTATGATAAGGATAAAAAAGGAGAATTAAAATTAGATTGA
- the rfbD gene encoding dTDP-4-dehydrorhamnose reductase, whose amino-acid sequence MNILVTGANGQLGNEMRVLSKDNAQHTYFFTDVQELDICNQQAIEAYVAENQIDMIVNCAAYTAVDNAEDNKELCDKLNNIAPGYLAAAAQSRGAAMIQVSTDYVFNGTNHIPYTEEEQTCPASVYGTTKLAGEEKVLAFCEKSVVIRTAWLYSIYGSNFVKTMIRLGRERDSLGVIFDQVGTPTYAHDLAVAIYAIINKGIVRGVYHFSNEGVCSWYDFTLAIHRMAGIDSCKVRPLHTADYPTKAARPHYSVLDKTKIKETFGLEIPHWEESLRHCMTILSSAFAEK is encoded by the coding sequence ATGAATATACTTGTTACCGGAGCCAACGGACAGTTGGGAAACGAAATGCGTGTTCTCTCCAAAGACAACGCTCAGCATACGTACTTCTTTACCGATGTGCAGGAACTTGATATATGTAACCAACAAGCTATTGAAGCTTATGTTGCAGAGAATCAAATAGATATGATTGTAAACTGTGCTGCTTATACAGCAGTGGACAATGCGGAAGATAATAAAGAACTCTGTGATAAATTGAACAATATTGCTCCCGGTTATCTGGCTGCTGCCGCACAAAGTCGTGGAGCGGCTATGATACAAGTATCTACCGATTATGTGTTTAACGGGACAAACCATATCCCTTATACCGAAGAAGAACAGACTTGTCCGGCTTCCGTTTATGGAACGACCAAACTGGCGGGTGAGGAGAAGGTCTTGGCTTTTTGTGAGAAATCGGTTGTGATCCGTACGGCATGGCTGTACTCCATTTATGGAAGTAACTTTGTGAAGACAATGATCCGCTTGGGGCGTGAGCGTGATAGTCTGGGTGTTATCTTTGATCAGGTTGGCACACCTACCTATGCGCATGATTTGGCTGTTGCCATCTATGCTATAATAAATAAAGGTATAGTACGGGGCGTATATCACTTTAGTAATGAAGGTGTTTGTTCATGGTACGACTTTACGTTGGCTATTCATCGCATGGCAGGCATCGATTCCTGCAAAGTTCGTCCTCTGCACACAGCGGATTACCCTACCAAGGCTGCGCGTCCGCATTATTCGGTGCTCGATAAAACAAAGATAAAAGAGACTTTCGGACTTGAGATTCCCCATTGGGAAGAGAGTCTGAGGCATTGCATGACTATCTTATCTTCCGCTTTTGCTGAGAAATGA
- a CDS encoding LysE family transporter produces MFQIEVTILDLLIKGFIIGVVVSAPLGPVGVLCIQRTLNKGRWYGFVTGLGASLSDIAYALLTGYGMSFIFDFINANIFYLQLLGSVMLLAFGYYTFRSNPVQSIRPASSSKGTYFHNFITAFAVTLSNPLIIFLFIGLFARFAFVLPGIPVFEEVIGYAAIVMGALTWWFSLTFFVSKVRTRFNLRGIWLINRIIGGAVIVVSLLGLIFTLLGASFY; encoded by the coding sequence ATGTTTCAAATAGAGGTCACCATATTAGACTTATTGATAAAAGGATTCATTATAGGCGTCGTGGTTTCTGCACCACTAGGGCCTGTGGGGGTACTTTGCATTCAACGAACTTTAAACAAAGGCCGTTGGTATGGTTTTGTAACCGGACTTGGCGCTTCGCTTAGTGATATAGCCTATGCATTGCTTACCGGCTATGGCATGAGTTTCATCTTCGACTTTATTAATGCTAATATCTTCTATTTGCAGTTATTGGGCAGTGTGATGCTCCTTGCTTTTGGTTATTATACCTTTCGCAGTAATCCGGTACAATCTATTCGGCCTGCTTCTTCCAGTAAAGGCACATATTTCCATAATTTTATAACGGCTTTTGCCGTAACACTATCCAATCCACTTATTATCTTTCTTTTTATCGGTTTGTTTGCCCGGTTTGCTTTTGTACTACCCGGTATCCCTGTTTTCGAAGAAGTGATAGGTTATGCGGCTATTGTGATGGGGGCCTTAACGTGGTGGTTTAGTCTGACATTTTTTGTCAGTAAGGTACGCACACGTTTCAACTTACGAGGAATCTGGCTTATCAACCGAATTATTGGTGGGGCGGTTATTGTCGTGTCATTGTTGGGCCTCATCTTTACATTACTTGGAGCCTCGTTTTATTAG